Proteins from a single region of Heterodontus francisci isolate sHetFra1 chromosome 29, sHetFra1.hap1, whole genome shotgun sequence:
- the LOC137345830 gene encoding probable G-protein coupled receptor 139: MDTFPNIRKIYYTILAVIGVPVNLVEIVILSRANCGLSTCTTRYLLNMAMADLLVIITDVILWKISFYYFPGSFLDITTVCSVIYVLTCAARDCSVWFTVTFSFDRFVAICCQKLKTKYCTEKTAAVVLATTCILVCLKNVPFYFTYEPGEIIKNVPWFCYSKPSYYLEPGWMAFDWLDTILTPVLPFALISLLNTLTVRYILVASRVRKRLRGQSSGENFSDSEMENRRKSVILLFTISGSFILLWLMYVMHFIYYNITGSNPECYTDALYIFQQAGVMLLSLNCCTNTFIYGVTQAKFREQFMSYVKYLVNSIIDF; the protein is encoded by the exons ATGGATACATTTCCCAATATAAGGAAAATATACTACACAATTCTTGCAgtcattggcgttcctg TTAATTTGGTggagattgtgatcctgtccagggCAAACTGCgggctctccacctgcaccactcgctacttgttgaacatggcaatggcggatctactggtcattataacTGACGTCATACTTTGGAAGATCAGTTTTTATTATTTCCCAggatctttcctggacatcaccacTGTATGCAGTGTTATATATGTCCTGACTTGTGCAGCCAGAGACTGTTCTgtgtggttcactgtcactttctcctttgatcgatttgtggccatttgttgccagaagttgaaaacaaaatattgcactgagaaaactgcagctgttgtTTTAGCAACAACCTGTATTCTGGTCTGTTTAAAAAACGTTCCATTCTACTTTACATATGAACCGGGAGAGATAATCAAAAACGTACCATGGTTCTGTTATTCAAAACCCAGCTATTATCTTGAACCTGGATGGATGGCATTTGACTGGCTTGACACAATTTTAACCCCAGTGCTTCCATTTGCTTTGATTTCattgctcaacactctgacagttCGATACATTTTAGTGGCCAGCCGAGTCCGTAAGAGACTGAGAGGTCAGAGCAGTGGAGAGAATTTTAGTGACTCCgagatggagaacagaaggaagtctgtgattttactcttcactatatctggcagcttcatacttctgtggttgatgtATGTTATGCATTTCATATATTATAATATTACAGGATCAAATCCAGAATGTTACACGGATGCTTTGTATATTTTTCAACAAGCCGGAGTAATGTTGCTGAGTTTaaattgctgcacaaacacatttatttatggggtgactcaggctaagttcagagagcagttcatgaGCTACGTGAAATATCTGGTTAACTCAATTATTGATTTCTAA